The window GTCAGGTTGATGAATCTGGGTATGATGTATGGATAATGAATGCAGATGGAACGGAAAAAACTCATATATTAGGTCCAGCAAGGGATTTGTTTTTCATTACATACACTTGGTTTCCTTCAGGTTCAAAAATAGCCTATGTTCTTGGTTTTGATGATAAGGGCACTCTTTCAGTAATTAATTCAGATGGCTCAAATAACCATGAGATTGGTAGTGATGGTTTGGTTAATGGTGCAATCGCCATGTCGCCTGATGCATCAAAAATAGCATATGATAGATGGGACTGGAGTCCAAGTTATCCAACTGAAATCTACATCCAAGATTTGAATCAAATAGGGAATTTTCAGAAATTGTCTAACGGGTCTATATATCAACAGACCCAATCGTGGCAGCCACAGATATGGTCTCCAGATAGTTCAAAAATAGTGTATCATTCTTATGATAATGAAAAAGGTGGCATATCTACAATAAAAGCCGATGGTACCGAAAAAACTCAACTTACCTCTGATGAAGCAAATTATAGTTCTCCTATTTTTTCACCTGATGGAAGTAAAATAGTATTTGTGTCTGATAAAACAGGAAATAACGATATATGGGTTATGGATGCGGATGGAAACAACAAAGTACAGTTAACAACAGATCCGGCGTCTGATTCAAATCCAGTGTGGAGTCCTGACGGCACAAAAATCGCTTTTTGGTCTGATAGGGGAGAAAATAATGGAATCTATGTATCCTCTTCAAATATGAGGGATTTTTAATCACAAGAAAAATATAATAGTTTCCCCATTTACATATATTCACATTTTGGGTATTGAAATAACTCCTTAAGCTATTACATCCGACTTTCCGCAGATCTCGGATTATTATTCAGACATTTTTATTGGAAAACTGTAAATACTGTAACTCGCTATTGAATTTTTGAATTTTTATGCACATTACTACTAACGCCCTGGACCATCACGGTATAGTTTGTGGAGTTTTCGATGAACTTGAAATTGGAAGTATTATCGATGAAGCGCTTCCCAAAGTTGGGCAGCATAA is drawn from Methanosarcina lacustris Z-7289 and contains these coding sequences:
- a CDS encoding PD40 domain-containing protein, giving the protein MKINPQVICLPIIFTFLVVMALNVVVAGALEDGELTKVASDVAYGGSVWSPGGNEILFARDDGLYKISSDGSEEKKLTSGSISHYTWSPDGSKISYGQVDESGYDVWIMNADGTEKTHILGPARDLFFITYTWFPSGSKIAYVLGFDDKGTLSVINSDGSNNHEIGSDGLVNGAIAMSPDASKIAYDRWDWSPSYPTEIYIQDLNQIGNFQKLSNGSIYQQTQSWQPQIWSPDSSKIVYHSYDNEKGGISTIKADGTEKTQLTSDEANYSSPIFSPDGSKIVFVSDKTGNNDIWVMDADGNNKVQLTTDPASDSNPVWSPDGTKIAFWSDRGENNGIYVSSSNMRDF